A section of the Saccharopolyspora gregorii genome encodes:
- a CDS encoding nucleoside deaminase yields the protein MPSTGLTDTRWAAEAVALAAGSVTDGGGPFGALVLRAGRPVASGTNLVTAELDPTAHAEITAIRAACRELGTFHLDGCVLVSSCEPCPMCLGAALWARLDRVVYAADRHDAARGGFDDRAFHDLFRHPEQPWPTRVRQVPLAERAAPFERWLAKADRVDY from the coding sequence GTGCCGTCGACCGGACTCACCGACACCCGCTGGGCCGCGGAAGCCGTGGCGCTCGCCGCCGGCAGCGTCACCGACGGCGGCGGACCGTTCGGCGCGCTCGTGCTGCGCGCCGGGCGGCCCGTCGCCAGCGGCACCAACCTCGTCACCGCCGAGCTCGATCCCACCGCGCACGCCGAGATCACCGCGATCCGCGCCGCCTGCCGGGAACTCGGCACGTTCCACCTCGACGGGTGCGTGCTGGTCAGCTCCTGCGAACCGTGCCCGATGTGCCTGGGCGCGGCGTTGTGGGCGCGGCTGGATCGCGTCGTGTACGCCGCCGACCGGCACGACGCGGCGCGCGGCGGGTTCGACGACCGGGCGTTCCACGACCTGTTCCGGCACCCCGAGCAGCCGTGGCCGACCCGCGTCCGCCAGGTGCCGCTGGCCGAACGGGCGGCACCGTTCGAGCGGTGGCTGGCGAAGGCGGACCGCGTCGACTACTGA